One window of Stenotrophomonas indicatrix genomic DNA carries:
- a CDS encoding NAD-dependent epimerase/dehydratase family protein produces the protein MNMPGPLPKRVLILGMGWSGRVLAAHLQAQGVQVEGTVRDPASAPDDGLQRHQLHADAALSPALLAAIAHADAVLCSVPPDAEGDPALRLLHAALRDSDSLRWLGYLSSTSVYGDRDGGWIDESSVADATEPVGMQRQLAEAQWRALADTRGIASAVFRLPGLYGPGRNALLQLSQGRARHVVRPGLVFNRLHVEDLAAVVIAAIRRPMANALYLPSDDEPAPSQDVLAFAAQLGGFAMPPAVAWDDPSLSATLRRFYQSNKRIDSRGTREALEWTPRFPTYREGLTDLVASLAGHGPALPDPGVPG, from the coding sequence ATGAACATGCCTGGCCCGTTGCCGAAGCGGGTACTGATCCTCGGCATGGGCTGGAGTGGGCGCGTGTTGGCTGCGCACCTTCAGGCCCAGGGCGTGCAGGTGGAAGGCACGGTGCGCGATCCGGCGTCAGCACCTGACGATGGCCTGCAGCGCCATCAGCTGCATGCCGACGCTGCGCTCTCACCCGCCCTGCTCGCTGCCATCGCACACGCCGACGCGGTGCTGTGCAGCGTGCCACCCGATGCCGAGGGCGACCCGGCACTGCGACTGCTGCATGCCGCGCTGCGCGACAGCGATTCATTGCGATGGCTCGGCTACCTGTCATCGACCTCGGTCTACGGCGACCGCGACGGTGGCTGGATCGACGAGAGCAGCGTTGCCGATGCCACAGAACCCGTGGGCATGCAGCGACAACTCGCCGAAGCGCAGTGGCGTGCGCTGGCGGATACGCGCGGCATCGCATCGGCGGTGTTCCGCCTGCCCGGCCTCTATGGGCCCGGGCGCAATGCGCTGCTGCAGCTGTCCCAAGGCCGCGCGCGGCACGTGGTGCGACCAGGGCTGGTGTTCAATCGGCTGCACGTCGAAGATCTGGCTGCCGTGGTGATCGCCGCGATCCGGCGCCCCATGGCCAATGCGCTGTATCTGCCGAGCGATGACGAGCCGGCGCCGTCGCAGGATGTACTGGCCTTCGCCGCGCAGCTGGGCGGGTTCGCCATGCCACCCGCGGTAGCCTGGGATGATCCATCGCTCAGCGCGACATTGCGGCGCTTTTACCAGAGCAACAAGCGCATCGACAGCCGGGGCACGCGCGAGGCGCTGGAGTGGACGCCGCGGTTTCCAACGTATCGGGAAGGGCTGACGGATCTTGTCGCTTCGCTCGCCGGGCATGGCCCGGCGCTACCGGATCCGGGCGTTCCCGGCTGA
- a CDS encoding TatD family hydrolase, producing MHLIDIGANLTHDSFDRDRDAVLDRARQAGVVQMIITGASREHSPLALQLAQQHPGFLYATAGVHPHHAVEYTDECDAEMRALHAHAEVVAVGECGLDYFRDFSPRPAQHRAFERQLQLAADNGKPLFLHQRDAHADFMAQMKNFEGHIGPAVVHCFTGERQELFDYLDQDWFIGITGWLCDERRGGHLRELVKNIPANRLMIETDAPYLLPRTLKPMPKDRRNEPVFLSHIVEELARDRGEDVQTTAANATAAARAFFRLPDAA from the coding sequence ATGCATCTGATCGATATCGGCGCCAACCTGACCCACGACTCCTTCGACCGCGACCGCGACGCCGTGCTGGACCGCGCTCGGCAGGCCGGTGTGGTGCAGATGATCATCACCGGTGCCAGCCGCGAGCATTCGCCGCTGGCCCTGCAGCTGGCGCAGCAGCACCCGGGGTTCCTGTACGCCACCGCCGGCGTGCACCCGCACCACGCGGTGGAGTACACCGACGAGTGCGATGCGGAGATGCGCGCGCTGCATGCCCACGCTGAAGTCGTGGCGGTGGGTGAGTGCGGGCTGGATTATTTCCGCGATTTCTCGCCGCGCCCGGCGCAGCATCGCGCGTTCGAGCGCCAGCTGCAGCTGGCTGCAGACAATGGCAAGCCGCTGTTCCTGCACCAGCGCGACGCGCATGCCGATTTCATGGCGCAGATGAAGAACTTCGAAGGCCACATCGGTCCGGCCGTGGTGCACTGCTTCACCGGCGAGCGCCAGGAGCTGTTCGATTACCTGGACCAGGACTGGTTCATCGGCATCACCGGCTGGCTGTGCGACGAGCGCCGTGGCGGGCACCTGCGCGAGCTGGTGAAGAACATTCCGGCCAATCGCTTGATGATCGAGACTGATGCGCCGTACCTGCTGCCGCGCACCCTGAAGCCGATGCCGAAGGACCGCCGCAACGAACCGGTGTTCCTGTCGCACATCGTGGAAGAGCTGGCGCGGGACCGTGGCGAGGATGTGCAGACCACGGCGGCGAACGCCACGGCCGCAGCGCGTGCGTTCTTCCGCCTGCCCGACGCTGCCTGA
- the panE gene encoding 2-dehydropantoate 2-reductase produces MRILILGAGGTGGYFGGRLAQAGVDVTFLVRPARAAQLDRDGLVLRSPVGDATFPVQHVTADALATLAADTPFDLVILSCKAYDLDSSIDAIAPAVGADTTVLPILNGLHHYNALDARFGRDAVLGGLCFISATKAPDGAVLHLGKPAKLTFGERDGGAVSARVQAFAAACAQANLDHLASEHIGQEQWIKYTFLTALAAATCLLRADIGTIVATDDGEAIVRGLYDECLAVAEAAGEPVPDAAQDTARGTLTQAGSALKASMLRDLEAGQQVEAAQIVGDMLARARAAGQEALLLQVAYSSLQAYQAQRPS; encoded by the coding sequence ATGCGTATCCTGATCCTCGGCGCCGGCGGTACCGGCGGTTACTTCGGTGGTCGCCTGGCCCAGGCGGGCGTGGACGTGACCTTCCTCGTGCGCCCTGCCCGCGCCGCGCAACTGGATCGTGATGGCCTGGTGCTGCGCAGTCCGGTGGGCGATGCCACGTTCCCGGTGCAGCATGTCACCGCAGATGCCCTGGCAACGCTGGCTGCAGACACGCCGTTCGATCTGGTAATCCTCAGCTGCAAGGCCTACGACCTGGACAGCTCCATCGATGCCATCGCACCGGCCGTGGGTGCGGACACCACCGTGCTGCCGATCCTCAACGGCCTGCATCACTACAACGCGCTTGACGCGCGCTTCGGTCGCGATGCAGTGCTCGGTGGGCTGTGCTTCATCAGTGCGACCAAGGCGCCCGATGGTGCCGTGCTGCACCTGGGCAAGCCGGCCAAGCTGACCTTCGGCGAACGCGATGGCGGTGCGGTCTCCGCGCGCGTGCAGGCATTCGCTGCAGCCTGTGCACAGGCGAATCTCGATCATCTGGCCAGCGAACACATCGGCCAGGAACAGTGGATCAAGTACACGTTCCTCACCGCACTGGCGGCGGCCACCTGCCTGCTGCGTGCGGACATCGGCACCATCGTGGCTACCGACGACGGCGAGGCTATCGTGCGCGGCCTGTACGACGAATGCCTGGCGGTGGCCGAAGCTGCGGGCGAACCGGTGCCGGACGCTGCGCAGGACACCGCGCGTGGCACCCTGACCCAGGCCGGTTCGGCGTTGAAGGCGTCGATGCTGCGCGACCTGGAAGCGGGCCAGCAGGTGGAAGCCGCTCAGATCGTCGGCGACATGCTGGCGCGTGCGCGCGCCGCGGGCCAGGAAGCGTTGCTGCTGCAGGTGGCGTATAGCAGCCTGCAGGCCTACCAGGCCCAGCGCCCGAGCTGA